The following coding sequences lie in one Spirosoma sp. KUDC1026 genomic window:
- a CDS encoding tyrosine-type recombinase/integrase — protein sequence MVPNSRENVVKIGQYFGRDYCRFDEAVVRLYKPAATPAEVEQATNPPWPPVSKQRVTARRLPFRCAPPRHEYDRHPVIVAVSNALRVQAYSYKTLKNYQQALITLIRYLGHKLIEELTKPQYQQYLLYLVEKRRFSSATLNVHINAWKFYQEKVLQRDKEYYDVDYPRQAVKLPTVYSVDEVKAIFKVTTSLKYRTLFQLVYATGLRLSEVTSLRLTDLDRVRRLITVRGGKGRKDRIVMLTDKLENAIDTYLSRYKPRKYLFEDAENQEPLVNRTVQQVYSDVVQFAGITKRGGIHTLRHSFATHLLESGTDIRYIQQLLGHENILTTMRYTHVTADKIRTLKSPLDDL from the coding sequence GTGGTGCCCAATAGTCGGGAAAACGTAGTAAAGATTGGGCAGTACTTTGGGCGTGACTACTGCCGCTTCGATGAGGCCGTTGTGCGGCTCTACAAACCAGCAGCAACCCCCGCCGAGGTAGAGCAGGCGACCAACCCGCCCTGGCCTCCCGTCAGCAAACAGCGAGTCACAGCACGTCGACTACCCTTTCGCTGCGCACCGCCCCGTCATGAATATGATCGGCATCCGGTTATCGTGGCTGTATCCAATGCCCTGCGGGTACAGGCGTACAGCTACAAGACCCTGAAAAATTACCAGCAGGCGCTGATTACGCTGATTCGTTACCTGGGCCACAAGCTAATAGAGGAACTGACGAAACCGCAGTACCAGCAATACCTGCTTTACCTGGTTGAAAAACGCCGATTCAGTAGCGCAACCCTCAATGTACATATCAACGCCTGGAAATTCTACCAGGAAAAAGTCCTGCAGCGCGACAAAGAATACTACGATGTCGATTACCCGCGTCAGGCTGTTAAGCTGCCGACGGTATACAGCGTAGACGAGGTTAAAGCAATTTTTAAGGTGACGACGAGTCTGAAATACCGGACGCTGTTTCAACTGGTGTATGCGACGGGACTGCGGTTAAGCGAAGTGACCAGCCTGCGCCTGACCGATCTGGATCGCGTTCGGCGGCTGATCACCGTTAGGGGTGGCAAAGGTCGTAAAGACCGTATCGTCATGCTGACTGATAAGCTGGAGAACGCTATCGATACCTATCTGTCCCGGTATAAGCCCCGGAAGTATTTGTTCGAGGACGCCGAAAACCAGGAACCGCTGGTCAATCGGACGGTACAACAGGTATATAGCGACGTGGTTCAGTTTGCGGGCATTACCAAACGGGGTGGTATCCATACGCTACGTCACTCATTTGCTACCCACCTGCTCGAGTCCGGTACTGACATAAGGTACATTCAACAGTTGCTGGGTCATGAAAATATCCTGACGACCATGCGGTACACCCACGTAACAGCCGACAAAATCAGAACACTTAAAAGCCCACTGGATGATCTATAG
- a CDS encoding type IV secretory system conjugative DNA transfer family protein, with amino-acid sequence MNSLTHFQGQQLLRTKQAFSTASSRCNLRGSDLSGTDFLLPITDEWFSKHLLFVGNVGTGKTNAISQIIRQIKNNMTADDVMIVFDSKGDFFSKFYSENDVVFSNKPELFTKSQRYWNIFQEIAIDESKESKVENALEIASTLFADKTKNSQQPFFPNAAKDILAALLQIFTLYYDSNNFTFFNKIVRNSDAKDLRELLVKYNFKSLVSYISNDASPQTGGVLSNLYQLLNEIFVGAFCKKGDLSIKELVRQKGGKTIFIEYDPAAGGLLTPIYRLLIDLAIKEGIGRQKSKGNVWFIIDEFPLVPNLKHIDNGINFGRSQGCKFIIGLQNIPQVYHEYGESMAQSLLSGLNTVFSFRVDDVKSRDFIQDRYGNCLKKIAYTNKGVLNEVVAPHKVIEDWDIAGLSIGTAIVGLPSQEPFFFRFKEEK; translated from the coding sequence ATGAACAGTCTAACACATTTTCAGGGTCAACAACTTCTACGTACCAAACAAGCATTTTCTACTGCCAGCAGCCGGTGTAATCTAAGAGGTAGTGATCTCAGTGGGACTGATTTTCTCCTACCTATCACCGACGAATGGTTTAGTAAACATTTACTTTTCGTTGGTAATGTCGGTACAGGTAAAACAAACGCTATATCCCAAATTATCCGTCAGATAAAAAATAACATGACAGCGGATGATGTCATGATTGTTTTTGACAGTAAAGGGGACTTTTTTAGTAAATTCTACAGCGAAAATGATGTCGTGTTCAGTAACAAACCTGAGTTATTCACAAAATCACAACGCTATTGGAATATTTTTCAAGAAATAGCTATTGATGAATCAAAAGAAAGCAAGGTTGAAAATGCGCTGGAAATAGCTTCTACCCTTTTTGCAGATAAAACTAAGAACAGTCAGCAACCTTTCTTTCCTAATGCCGCTAAAGATATATTAGCGGCTCTTTTGCAAATCTTCACTTTATATTATGACTCTAATAATTTCACGTTCTTTAACAAAATAGTACGAAATTCTGATGCTAAAGACTTACGCGAGTTACTTGTGAAGTATAATTTCAAGAGCCTTGTTAGCTACATTTCAAATGATGCTTCACCTCAAACCGGAGGGGTGTTATCTAACTTATATCAGCTTTTAAATGAAATCTTTGTCGGAGCGTTTTGCAAGAAAGGGGATTTGTCAATTAAAGAATTAGTTAGACAAAAAGGAGGAAAGACTATATTTATTGAATACGACCCGGCAGCAGGTGGCTTGTTAACGCCTATTTACAGATTGTTAATTGATTTAGCTATAAAAGAAGGCATAGGGCGACAAAAAAGTAAAGGCAATGTGTGGTTCATCATTGATGAGTTTCCGCTTGTGCCAAATTTAAAACATATTGACAATGGCATTAACTTTGGCCGAAGTCAGGGATGTAAGTTTATTATCGGCCTTCAAAACATTCCGCAGGTTTATCATGAATATGGAGAGTCTATGGCTCAAAGCCTTCTATCAGGCCTTAATACAGTTTTCTCCTTTCGAGTGGATGATGTCAAATCAAGAGACTTTATCCAAGATAGGTACGGTAACTGCTTGAAGAAGATTGCTTATACAAATAAAGGCGTTCTTAATGAGGTTGTTGCTCCCCATAAAGTCATTGAGGATTGGGATATTGCTGGTCTTTCAATTGGGACAGCTATTGTAGGGCTTCCAAGCCAAGAGCCTTTCTTTTTTCGATTTAAAGAAGAAAAATGA